The sequence CCACCCGGCCGAAATCCTCCTTCGCTTTGGGGCCGTACACCATGCCCACCACCAGGCCGGAGAACAGGACAAACAACTCAGCGCCTGATACGAAGCCCACCGCCTCCTGGGTGAGCAGCTGGAACAGCGAGGCCATGCCCAGGTGGTTGACCACCACGAAGACAATGGCCATTCCGCGCAGCAGGTCCACCCGCGAATCCCTGGCAGAAGGATCCTGGTAACTCCAGGCCGTGGCAGCGTTGATCCGGCGCGGAACCTGCCACAGGGCCACCAGGAGGATGACCATGGCGGCAGCAACGGTCCACGGGGCGGCGCCCGCAAGTGTGTTGGCGCGGACATACGTGCCTGCGGACGCCACATCCGTGACAGGCCCGGTGACCATGGGCGATGCCTTCAACCGGTCCAGGGCAGTTTTGGCGATGTCCGGGCTTCCCGTGAGCAGCCAGCTGATGCTTGCTACGCCGGTGTCCCGCGTGCTGGTCCGTTCGTCCCACACCACGGCGGCCGTTCCGGCGAAATGCGGAGAGGTGGCAGTTGCCACCACCTGGTCCCACCAGCGCGTTTTGATGTCCGCCTCGGGCGCCCCGCCGGATGCAGGGCTGTAGAAGGCCGAGGTCTGGAGCAGGAAGGGCTTTTTGTGTCCTTCGGCGTAGGTACCGTAGAAGTTTTCGTTGCCGGAGGCCGTCAGCATGTCTTCGAGTTCGCCGGCGTGCGGCAGGGAGTTGACGGCGGCCGCGCCGGCAGTGTCGTCATGGTAGGCGGCCAACCCCACCCAGTCCACCGCGTCGTCGCCCGGGTAATACGGGGCATAGGCGCTGTCGCTCCCGTTCCAGGTTCCGTCCCCATTTGTATCCAGGAGGGAAAACCCGTCGCTTCCCGGCTGTGGCGCATTCCTGTTCCGGTCGAAGGGGTAGTCCTTCCCCAGGTAGGGCGCCCACACCATGGTGGCCCGGCCGCCGTCGTCCTTCCTGAAGGCTGCCGACACCGCTTGGAAAGCCTGCCGGTACGCAGCCGGCTGCTGGCCCCAGGCCACCCAGCTGGCGTTCATGTCGGGGGCAAAGCGGACCAGCAGTTGGCCCTTGAATCCCGCGGTCAGGTCGCGCACCTGCGCTGCGAACGCTTCCGCCTCCGCGGCGCCGAGCTGGTCCAGCGGCACGGACGGCTTGACCGTGAGCATGGCGTGGGCGCCCTTCGCTGCGGTCTGCTGCAGGAAGCCCCCGATGTCATTCCGCTCGGATTCGCGGTACGGCATGGTGATGTCATGGCCGTAGAGCGCCGGGGTTGCGCCCAGCCGGTCGCTGAAGCCCGCGGCGGTATCCTCACCCCATTCGAGGACCGCCCCCAGCCAGGGTTTGCCCCTGTCCGGCGCGGGGCCGGCCGCCTGCGCCGGGGCTGCCGGGGCCACCACT comes from Pseudarthrobacter sp. NIBRBAC000502770 and encodes:
- the opgC gene encoding OpgC domain-containing protein; protein product: MRAHVSHHRAAIRRNRPRSAASFLAAVLIALLAVVAPAAPAQAAGPAPDRGKPWLGAVLEWGEDTAAGFSDRLGATPALYGHDITMPYRESERNDIGGFLQQTAAKGAHAMLTVKPSVPLDQLGAAEAEAFAAQVRDLTAGFKGQLLVRFAPDMNASWVAWGQQPAAYRQAFQAVSAAFRKDDGGRATMVWAPYLGKDYPFDRNRNAPQPGSDGFSLLDTNGDGTWNGSDSAYAPYYPGDDAVDWVGLAAYHDDTAGAAAVNSLPHAGELEDMLTASGNENFYGTYAEGHKKPFLLQTSAFYSPASGGAPEADIKTRWWDQVVATATSPHFAGTAAVVWDERTSTRDTGVASISWLLTGSPDIAKTALDRLKASPMVTGPVTDVASAGTYVRANTLAGAAPWTVAAAMVILLVALWQVPRRINAATAWSYQDPSARDSRVDLLRGMAIVFVVVNHLGMASLFQLLTQEAVGFVSGAELFVLFSGLVVGMVYGPKAKEDFGRVVDLTSRRAGKLYVTALAVLVGVFLLSLLPFFHTEALTTFVDQGTGGAGHSGAGRTYDLYAGMSSLFQFPVPPQVLPAIVLLQFGPWQFNVMGLYVVLLLASPLILAALNRGKAIWVLLASLAVYAVGAVTRVRLLPSQFEDSFPLLVWQVLFVVGLVVGYHRRSIVAWLSAHTWVVAACTAAAFALAFLSWGNPYLANNYDVRLALMPDAAYRAMYDALFGRTYVAPGRLLNVLVLVVAAYAFLSAYWKPVQRALGWFLIPLGRATLYVFIMHVVLIAVVANIPALQQQSIFLNTVAYAVVLGLLWVMVRARFLFRIIPT